Part of the Crossiella cryophila genome, ATCCCGGCGTTGGCCGGCGGGGTGGGGAAGTGGGCGGCGAGCGCGGCGTAGTCCTCGTCCACCTCGGGGGCGCGGGCGGCCAGGTAGACCAGACCGGCCACGTTGGGGTGCAGCCCGGCCTGGGTGATGACCGCGCCGCCCCAGGAGTGCCCGGCCAGCACGGCCGGTCCGGTCAGCTCGTCGAGCACCCGGTTGGTCGCGGCCACGTCCTCGGCCAGCGAGGTGAGCGGGTTCTGCACCGAGGTCACCCGCAGGCCGGCGTCCTGCAGGCGCTCGATGACCGCGCCGAAGCAGGAGCCGTCGGCGTAGGCGCCGTGCACCAGCACCACCTCCCGCACGCCGCGCGGGGTGGCCGCCGCGGCCGGCAGGCCGGTCATCGAGGTCAGTGCCGCGCCCGCGCCCAGCGCGGTGAACGCCCTTCTGCTGATCATGTCCCGAAGCTAGCCCCGGAACCCGCGCCGCCGGGTGATCGACTGGGTGTTGTCAGCGATCGGTAAGAACTTCCGCGCCCAGTGCGGTGAGCAGCTCGGCGAGCTGGTGCCGGGGCAGGTCGATCAGGCGGGCGCTGAGGTCGAGGTGCGGCACCAGCCCGGTGATCCGGGCGCGGGCCTCGTTCTTGGTCAGGCCGGTCCTGGTGAGCGCCTCGCGCCAGATGTTGCCGGGCTTGCCGTGCGCGCGATCCAGCAGCGCGCGCTGGATCCGTTGTGGCTCAGTGGTTTCGCTGATCCGGTCGGCGACGATCACCGCGGACTTCGGGTCCGGGTTGCTGCGCAGGAAGCGGAGTTTGTATTTACTGGCAACGAGATCGGCCAGGCCGCGCTGGCCGCGTTCGCTGGTGATGTCCGGGTGGTTGTTGTCCACCAGCAGCAGCACCCGGTCGGCGGAGATGGCCAGCAGGTGCCGCAGTGCCCACGGGCCGGGGTCGGCGGTGGTGTCCAGCACGACCGCGCCGCGGGCGGTCACCGGGGCGGCCCAACCCGGTTGGCGGAGCACGACTTCCAGGCCGTCCCTGGCGGCGAGTTCGCGTACCGGGCCGGTGCGGTCGGTGGCGGTGGACTCGATCGACTGTGGGCCGTGGGTGTAGATCCCGGTGCCGGCAACGGTTTTCTTCGCCTTGGCGGTCGGGCGGCAGACGTAGAGCGAACTCGCGCTGCCCACCGCCTGCGCGCCGACATACCGGTCGAAGTCGGGCAGCAGCGCCTCCAGGACCAGGCCGAGCCGGAGCAGTTCCTGCTGCACCTTCCAGCCAAGGGCCGGGCTGCGCTCGCTGAAGCCGTAGGCCAGGTGGATCCGTCCGGTGGCCGGATCACGCAACGATTCCACCGCGCGGGTGGCGAACAGGCCCATGCCCTCGGGGGTGTAGGGCGGGTCGGTGAAGACCAGGTCGGCCCAGCCGATGGCCGGGGGCGGGAAGCCGAAGCGCAGGTCGGCGTGCAGGCAGCGGATCCGGTGGCCGCGCTCGCGGGCGGTGGCGTCGATGTGCGCGAGCAGGCGTTCGTCCAGGTCGACCACGGTGATCTCGAGGTCGGGGCGCACCGCGGCCAGCGCCAGCGAGGTCAGGTCGTGATCACCCAGGCACAGCACCCTGGCGCCGGCCAGGTCGTAGGTGCGCTCCAGCCACAGCGCGCGGCGCAGCACCGACTCCGCGGTGGCAGGCACGTGGTCCAGCGCGGGCAGCGGCGGCGGATTGCCCGCGATGTCGGTTCGGATGGTGGACAGCGTGGCTGTGTGCTGGCTCACAGCCTCGGCCAGTGGATCCGCCGGTGCGGGGATTTCGTCCAGCTCGAAGGCGGTGCGGTAGGCCGCGGCCCTGGCGGGGTGGATGCGGTGCCGATCGCCCTGGCTCTCCAGGTCCGGCCCGAGCAGTGCCAGCAGCTCCTCCACCGAGCGGCGCGGGGCGGCTGGCCTGCGGATCAACTCGGCCAGCGGCTGCCAGCCGCCGGCCAGCAGGGCGAGTACGCGGCGTAGCCGGCGGGCGGCCGGACCGGCCGCGGACAGGTGGGCAGCGAGCGGGTCCAGCGGCGCTTCGACGGTCACAAAACGTTTACTGTAAAGGGCTGGCCACTGGGTGTTGACCTCGCCGTTGTCAGTCCATCGGACTAAGGTCGATTGCTCAGGCGGCGGCCGGCCAGTGGCCGTCACGACCTTAAGGGGGCTCGCGTGATCGAGTTCCAGGCCGTGACCAAACGCTTCGATGACGGCACCGTCGCCGTCGACGAGCTGACCCTTTCCGTACAGGCGGGCACGATCACCGTGTTCGTCGGGCCGTCCGGCTGCGGGAAGACCACCTCACTGCGGATGGTCAACCGGATGGTGGAACCCACCGGTGGCACCATCCTGGTGAACGGGAAGGACATCAGGGACTCCGACCCGGCGCTGCTGCGCCGCGGCATCGGCTACGTGATCCAGCAGGCCGGACTGTTCCCGCACCGCAGCGTGCTGGACAACATCGCCACCGTGCCGCTGCTGTCGGGCTGGACCCGGCGCAAGGCGCGCGCCCGCGCGGCCGAGCTGCTGGAGACGGTCGGGCTGCCGGTGGAACTGGGCAAGCGGTACCCGGCCCAGCTCTCCGGCGGGCAGCAGCAGCGGGTGGGGGTGGCCCGTGCGCTGGCCGCCGATCCGCCGGTGCTGCTCATGGACGAGCCGTTCAGCGCGGTGGATCCCGTTGTGCGCGAAGGACTTCAGGACGAACTGCTGCGGTTGCAGGCCGAACTGGACAAGACCATCGTCTTCGTCACCCACGATATCGACGAGGCGGTCCGGATCGGCGAGAAGATCGCGGTGTTCCGGCAGGGCGGCGTGCTCGCCCAGTACGCCACCCCGGCGGAGCTGCTGACCAGGCCCGCCAACGATTTCGTGGCCAACTTCGTCGGCAAGGACCGCGGCTACCGCGGACTGTCCTTTGTGGAGGACGGCGAGCTGGACGTGCGCTCGGTGGACACCGTGCAGGTCGGTGCGCGACGGCAGGCCGGCACCGGTTGGACACTGGCCCTGGACGCGGACAACCACCCGCGTGGCTGGCTGCCGCCGGAGTCCATCGCGGACGGCCAGGTGGCGGAAAGCTCGCTGGTGCCCGGTGGTTCGCTGCACGTGCGTGGCACCGCGCTGCGCGGCGCGCTGGACGCGGCGCTGTCCTCCCCGGCCGGGCTCGGCGTGGTGGTGGACGAGGGCGGCGGGTACACCGGCGTGGTCACCGCGCAGCAGGTGCTCGACCTGCTGGAGCACCGCCGCGAGCAGGAGACGGGCAGGGTCTGAGGGTGTTCGACGACCTCGCCAAGTACCTCGGCAACCCGCGCAACGTCGGCGCGGTGCTCGACGGGCTGCTCCAGCACGTCTACCTGTCGCTGGCGCCGGTGCTGATCGGGTTGCTGCTGGCCATCCCGCTTGGCTGGCTGGCCCAGCGCACCCGCTGGCTGCGCACGGTCTTCCTGGGCACCGCCAACATCGTCTACACCATCCCGTCGCTGGCGTTGTTCGTGGTGATCCCCGGCCTGCTGGGCACCCGGATCACCGATCCGCTCAACGTGGTGGTGGCGCTGACGGTCTACACCACCGCGCTGCTGGTGCGCCCGGTGATCGACGCGCTGGACTCGCTGCCCAGCCCGGTGCTGGCCGCGGCCACCGCGATCGGGTTCAAGCCCGCGCACCGGTTCTTCGTGGTCGACCTGCCGCTGTCGGTCCCGGTGCTCACCGCCGGGGTGCGGGTGGCCGCGGTGAGCAACATCAGCCTGGTCAGCGTGGGCGCGCTGATCGGCACCGGCGGGCTGGGCGTGCTGTTCACCTCCGGCTTCGGCATCCAGTACCTGCCGCCGATCATCGTCGGCATCGTGCTGACCCTGCTGCTGGCCGCGCTGGTGGACCTGACCCTGGTCGCGCTGCGCCGCCTGCTCACCCCGTGGACCCGCCTCGGCACCGGAGGCGCGCCGTGATCCAGCAACTCTTCGCCTGGCTGGCCGATCCGGCGCACTGGCAGGGCACCGACGGCCTGCCCACCCGGCTGGCCGAGCACCTCTACTACACGCTGATCGCGGTCTTCGGGGCCGCGGCCATCGGCATCCCGCTCGGGCTGTTCGTCGGGCACACCGGACGCGGCGGGCTGGTGCTGGTCGGCGCGTCCAACGCGATGCGCGCGCTGCCCACCCTTGGCCTGGTCACCTTCCTGTTCCTGCTCGGCGGCGGCTCCCAGGTCTCCACCCTGATCGCGCTGATCGTGCTCGCGGTGCCGCCGATCCTGGCCGGCACCTACGCGGGTGTGCAGGACACCGACGCCGGGGTGGTCGACGCCGCCCGCGGCATGGGCATGACCGGCTGGCAACGACTGTGGCAGGTCGAGGTGCCCAACGCGCTGCCGCTGCTGCTCGGCGGCCTGCGCAACGCCATGCTCCAGGTGGTGGCCACCGCCGCGGTGGCGGCCTACGTGGGCCTCGGCGGGCTGGGCCGGGTGCTGCTGGACGGCATGCGGATCTATGACTACCCCAAGGTGGTGGCGGGCGCGTTCGCGGTGGCGCTGCTCGCGGTGACGCTGGACCTGCTGCTCGCGGGTCTGCAGCGGATCGTGGTGCCGCGTGGGCTGCGGGTGGCCGCGCGCGCGGCGGCACTGGCCCGCGGGGCCACCCGGGTGCGGGTGAAACCCAACGGGCACAACAACTTGACCAAGATCGAGACCCGGACCACGGAGTCCGGTGTCGCTGGAGGGACAAAGTCATGAAGCGGAATCTGGCGGCCGTGGCCGTGCTGGTCGTGGCCGCGGTGAGCGCCTGCGGGGCGCCCGCGGACCCGCTCAAGAACGGCGCGCCGGTCACCGACAAGACCATCCACGTCGGCTCGGTGGACTTCCCGGAGAACAAGCTGCTGGCCGAGATCTACGCCGCGGTGCTCGACGACGCCGGGGCCGAGGTCAAGGTGCAGAGCCCGGTCTCCGCGCGCGAGGTGATGCTCAAGGGCCTCAAGGACGGCTCGTTCACCCTGGTGCCGGACTACAGCGGAAACCTGTTGCAGGCACTGGATTCCAGCAACACCGCGACCAAGTCCGAGGACATCTTCGCCGCGCTCAAGACCAAGGTCGGCCCGGACCTGGAGGTCCTGGAGCCCGCGCCGGGTGAGGACAAGGACGTGCTGGTGGTGACCCAGCAGGTGGCCCAGCAGTTCGGGCTGAAGTCCCTGGCCGACCTGGGGCCGAAGTGCTCGCAGCTCACCCTGGCCGCGGCCGGTGAGTGGAAGACCCGCTGGGAAGCCAAGATCAAGCAGCTCTACGGCTGCACCTTCAAGGAGATCCGCTCCACCGACGCCGGTGGCCCGGTCACCCTGGACGCGATCAAGTCCGGCACCGCGCAGGTGGCCAACCTGTTCACCACCGCATCGGCGATCGGCACCAACAACTTCGTGCAGCTGGCCGACCCGAAGAACATGTACCCGGCGCAGAACATCATCCCGCTGTTCAAGTCCGGCAAGCTGACCGACGCCGCCAAGCTGGCGCTCAACCAGATCTCCAAGAAGATCACCACCGAGAAGCTGGCCGCCGCGGTCAAGCGGATCGAGGTCGACAAGGAGAACCCGGTGGACGTGGCCGCGGACTTCGTCAAGCAGAACGCCTGATCCCTCAGCTCCCGGCGCGGCCGGGCTGACCGCCGATCCTGGCCGTCAGCCCGGCCGCGCTTTGCACTGCCTCGGCGGCGAGTTCGGGCCAGTCCTGGCCGCATTCCTGCTCGCACTCGTGCCGGACGGTCAGACTGATCGCGGCCACCGGCCGCCCGCTGTGGTCGAAGACCGGCACCGCGACCGAGGCGAAGCCGGGGGTGACGTGGCCGTCCTCCACCGACCAGCCGCGCTGCCGTTCGGCGGTGAGCAGCCTGCGCAGCGCCGGCAGGTCGCGCGGGCCGCGGCCGGTGCGGTCCACGAACGCCCGCGCGGACGGGAACAGCGCCCGCACCTGGGCGGCGGGCAGGCCGCTGAGGATGGCCCGGCCGGAGGCGGTGAGCTGGGCCGGCAGCCGCACGCCGATGTCGGTGACCAGGGTCTGCGGCCGGTGCGGTTGCTCCTTGAGCAGGTAGAGGGCTTCCGCGCCGTGCAGCACGCCCAGGTGCGCGGTGGTCTCCACTCGGTCCACCAGGCGGCGCAGCAGCGGCCGGGCCAGCCGCTCCAGCGGGTCGTGGCGCAGGTAGGCCGAGCCAAGCTCGAAGGTGGCCACGCCGAGGCCGTAGCGGCGTTCCTCGGTCAGATGGGTGACGAATCCGGCCGCCACCAGCTCGGTGAGCAGGTGGTACGTGGTCGAGCGGGGCAGCTCCAGCTCACGCGCGATGGCGGCCGCGGAGATCGGGCCCGCCCGCTTGGCCAGCAGCCGCAGCACGGCCAGCCCACGCCGTAGCGCGGGGACGTCGCTGCTCTCGCCCACTCGGCCCGCTCCTCAACACGTCTGGGATCCCAGACAGTGTCACCCCAACCGGCATGGCGTGCCAGCCTGGCACAGGTTCTGATGGGCACATGCAGCAACCGGTACCCGTCGGCTTGAAGCCGCTCTCCCGCGAGCAGGTCGTCGCGGTGGCCCGCGGCGGCGCGTCCGTGGAGATCACCACGGAGGCCCAGGAGGCCATGGCGGCCACCAGGGCGCACATCGAGGCACTGGCCGAGGCGACCACGCCCACCTACGGCGTGTCCACCGGCTTCGGCGCGCTCGCCGTCCGGCACATCCCGCCGGAGAAACGCGCCCAGCTGCAGCGTTCGCTGGTCCGCTCGCACGCCGCAGGCGCCGGGCCGGAGGTCGAGGCCGAGGTGGTCCGCGCGCTGATGCTGCTCCGGCTGCGCACGCTGACCAGCGGGCACACCGGCATCCGGCCGCGCACCGCGGCCACCATGGCCGCGCTGCTCAACGCCGGACTGGTGCCGGTGGTGCACGAGTACGGCTCGCTCGGCTGCTCCGGCGACCTCGCGCCGCTGTCCGCGGTGGCGCTGGCGCTGATGGGGGAGGGGCAGGTCCGGGACGAGTCCGGGCTGCTGCGCCCCACCGCCGAGGCCATGCGCGAACACCGGATCGAACCGGTGCAGCTGGCCGAGAAGGAGGGCCTGGCGCTGATCAACGGCACCGACGGCATGCTCGGCATGCTGGTCATGGCCGCCGCCGACCTGCACCGGCTGCTCGACCTGGCCGATCTCACCGCGGCGATGAGCGTGGAGGCGCTGCTGGGCACCGACCGGCCCTTCGCCCCCGAACTCCAGGCCCTGCGCCCGCACCCGGGCCAGGCCCGCTCGGCCGCCCGGATGTTCGCCGCGCTGGCCGGCTCGCCGATCGTGGCCAGCCACCGCGGCCCGGACTGCACCAGGGTGCAGGACGCCTACTCGCTGCGCTGCTCCCCGCAGGTGCACGGCGCGGCCAGGGACACCCTGGCCTACGTGGAGACCGTGGCCGACCGGGAACTGGCCGCCGCGGTGGACAACCCGGTGGTGCTGGCCGACGGCCGGGTGGAGTCCAACGGCAACTTCCACGGCGCGCCGGTGGCCTACGCGCTGGACTTCCTGGCCATCCCGATCGCCGATGTGGCCAGCATCGCCGAACGCCGCACCGACCGGATGCTGGACGTGTCCCGCTCGCACGGCCTGCCGCCGTTCCTGGCCCACGACCCCGGCGTGGACTCCGGCCACATGATCGCCCAGTACACCCAGGCCGCCCTGGTCTCCGAGCTGAAGCGGCTGGCCAACCCGGCCTCGGTCGACTCCATCCCCAGCTCGGCCATGCAGGAGGACCACGTCTCCATGGGCTGGTCCGCCGCGCGCAAGCTGCGCAAGGCGGTGGACGGGCTGACCACCGTGCTGGCCATCGAACTGCTCACCGCGGCCCGCGCGCTGGACCTGCGCGCCCCGCTCGAACCGGCCCCGGCCACCGCCGCCGCGCTGCGCGTGCTCCGCGAGCACGTCGCCGGTCCGGGCCCCGACCGCCACCTGGCCCCGGAGATCGCCGCCGCCGAACGCGTGGTGCGTTCCGGCGAGCTGCACGCCGCGGTCGAACCGCACCTTGGGTCTGCATGAGGAATCGTGTGCGTGAGAGTCGTGATCGAGGTGGTTCCTGGCGGTGCGGCCGGACCGTCCTCATACCGGACGTATTCGGATGGTCCGGCCGTGCCGCTAGGGGCCGCCTCGGCGCGGCTATTGCGTGCGCGATTCCTTATGCAGACCCAATCGCCATCAATGGGAGGGTGAAGTGAGTACCGCAGGCCCCCGTCCGGTGCGCGCCGCGCGCGGAACCGAGCTGACCGCGCGTGACTGGTCCACCGAGGC contains:
- a CDS encoding IclR family transcriptional regulator; the encoded protein is MGESSDVPALRRGLAVLRLLAKRAGPISAAAIARELELPRSTTYHLLTELVAAGFVTHLTEERRYGLGVATFELGSAYLRHDPLERLARPLLRRLVDRVETTAHLGVLHGAEALYLLKEQPHRPQTLVTDIGVRLPAQLTASGRAILSGLPAAQVRALFPSARAFVDRTGRGPRDLPALRRLLTAERQRGWSVEDGHVTPGFASVAVPVFDHSGRPVAAISLTVRHECEQECGQDWPELAAEAVQSAAGLTARIGGQPGRAGS
- a CDS encoding ABC transporter permease, producing the protein MIQQLFAWLADPAHWQGTDGLPTRLAEHLYYTLIAVFGAAAIGIPLGLFVGHTGRGGLVLVGASNAMRALPTLGLVTFLFLLGGGSQVSTLIALIVLAVPPILAGTYAGVQDTDAGVVDAARGMGMTGWQRLWQVEVPNALPLLLGGLRNAMLQVVATAAVAAYVGLGGLGRVLLDGMRIYDYPKVVAGAFAVALLAVTLDLLLAGLQRIVVPRGLRVAARAAALARGATRVRVKPNGHNNLTKIETRTTESGVAGGTKS
- a CDS encoding bis-aminopropyl spermidine synthase family protein, giving the protein MTVEAPLDPLAAHLSAAGPAARRLRRVLALLAGGWQPLAELIRRPAAPRRSVEELLALLGPDLESQGDRHRIHPARAAAYRTAFELDEIPAPADPLAEAVSQHTATLSTIRTDIAGNPPPLPALDHVPATAESVLRRALWLERTYDLAGARVLCLGDHDLTSLALAAVRPDLEITVVDLDERLLAHIDATARERGHRIRCLHADLRFGFPPPAIGWADLVFTDPPYTPEGMGLFATRAVESLRDPATGRIHLAYGFSERSPALGWKVQQELLRLGLVLEALLPDFDRYVGAQAVGSASSLYVCRPTAKAKKTVAGTGIYTHGPQSIESTATDRTGPVRELAARDGLEVVLRQPGWAAPVTARGAVVLDTTADPGPWALRHLLAISADRVLLLVDNNHPDITSERGQRGLADLVASKYKLRFLRSNPDPKSAVIVADRISETTEPQRIQRALLDRAHGKPGNIWREALTRTGLTKNEARARITGLVPHLDLSARLIDLPRHQLAELLTALGAEVLTDR
- a CDS encoding ABC transporter permease, with translation MRVFDDLAKYLGNPRNVGAVLDGLLQHVYLSLAPVLIGLLLAIPLGWLAQRTRWLRTVFLGTANIVYTIPSLALFVVIPGLLGTRITDPLNVVVALTVYTTALLVRPVIDALDSLPSPVLAAATAIGFKPAHRFFVVDLPLSVPVLTAGVRVAAVSNISLVSVGALIGTGGLGVLFTSGFGIQYLPPIIVGIVLTLLLAALVDLTLVALRRLLTPWTRLGTGGAP
- the hutH gene encoding histidine ammonia-lyase, yielding MQQPVPVGLKPLSREQVVAVARGGASVEITTEAQEAMAATRAHIEALAEATTPTYGVSTGFGALAVRHIPPEKRAQLQRSLVRSHAAGAGPEVEAEVVRALMLLRLRTLTSGHTGIRPRTAATMAALLNAGLVPVVHEYGSLGCSGDLAPLSAVALALMGEGQVRDESGLLRPTAEAMREHRIEPVQLAEKEGLALINGTDGMLGMLVMAAADLHRLLDLADLTAAMSVEALLGTDRPFAPELQALRPHPGQARSAARMFAALAGSPIVASHRGPDCTRVQDAYSLRCSPQVHGAARDTLAYVETVADRELAAAVDNPVVLADGRVESNGNFHGAPVAYALDFLAIPIADVASIAERRTDRMLDVSRSHGLPPFLAHDPGVDSGHMIAQYTQAALVSELKRLANPASVDSIPSSAMQEDHVSMGWSAARKLRKAVDGLTTVLAIELLTAARALDLRAPLEPAPATAAALRVLREHVAGPGPDRHLAPEIAAAERVVRSGELHAAVEPHLGSA
- a CDS encoding ABC transporter ATP-binding protein, which codes for MIEFQAVTKRFDDGTVAVDELTLSVQAGTITVFVGPSGCGKTTSLRMVNRMVEPTGGTILVNGKDIRDSDPALLRRGIGYVIQQAGLFPHRSVLDNIATVPLLSGWTRRKARARAAELLETVGLPVELGKRYPAQLSGGQQQRVGVARALAADPPVLLMDEPFSAVDPVVREGLQDELLRLQAELDKTIVFVTHDIDEAVRIGEKIAVFRQGGVLAQYATPAELLTRPANDFVANFVGKDRGYRGLSFVEDGELDVRSVDTVQVGARRQAGTGWTLALDADNHPRGWLPPESIADGQVAESSLVPGGSLHVRGTALRGALDAALSSPAGLGVVVDEGGGYTGVVTAQQVLDLLEHRREQETGRV
- a CDS encoding alpha/beta fold hydrolase produces the protein MISRRAFTALGAGAALTSMTGLPAAAATPRGVREVVLVHGAYADGSCFGAVIERLQDAGLRVTSVQNPLTSLAEDVAATNRVLDELTGPAVLAGHSWGGAVITQAGLHPNVAGLVYLAARAPEVDEDYAALAAHFPTPPANAGIIESGGFRRLTETAFLRDFAVDVPPRQARALYAAQGRVAATLFAGRTSIAAWRHKPSWYAVSRRDRTTAPELQRFVAGRMGARTVELDTGHLAPVSRPAAVARLIRTAAASLG
- a CDS encoding ABC transporter substrate-binding protein, coding for MKRNLAAVAVLVVAAVSACGAPADPLKNGAPVTDKTIHVGSVDFPENKLLAEIYAAVLDDAGAEVKVQSPVSAREVMLKGLKDGSFTLVPDYSGNLLQALDSSNTATKSEDIFAALKTKVGPDLEVLEPAPGEDKDVLVVTQQVAQQFGLKSLADLGPKCSQLTLAAAGEWKTRWEAKIKQLYGCTFKEIRSTDAGGPVTLDAIKSGTAQVANLFTTASAIGTNNFVQLADPKNMYPAQNIIPLFKSGKLTDAAKLALNQISKKITTEKLAAAVKRIEVDKENPVDVAADFVKQNA